In Candidatus Firestonebacteria bacterium RIFOXYD2_FULL_39_29, the sequence GGTAAAGATCTTGCTGCTTTCGGTCTTACTGAAGCAAATGCCGGTTCGGATGCGTTGGGCATGCAAACTACTGCGGTTAAAGACGGTGATTACTATGTATTAAATGGAACAAAACAGTGGATTACAAACGGCGGAGAAGCCCGGGTTTACAGTGTAATAGCCGTAACGGACAGGGCGAGAGGTTCCAGGGGTTTAACTGCTTTTATTATTGAAAAGGATACGAAGGGCTTTACCTTTGGAAAAAAAGAAAATAAAATGGGAATCCGTGCTTCTGCGACCCGTGAACTTGTATTTCAGGATTGCAGGATTCATAAAGATCAGATAATCGCAAAAGAAGGCATGGGTGCCATTGTTGCAGTGAATACTCTTTATAACTCAAGACCTGGTGTTGCGGCGCAGGCTCTTGGTATTGCTGCAGGCGCATTTGAAGAAGCGCTTGCTTATTCAAGACAGAGAAAACAATTTGGCCAGCCGATAAGTTCTTTCCAGGCAGTGCAGCATATGCTGGCTGATATGGCGACAGAAATTGAAGCTGCAAGGGCTCTGCTTTATGCAACAGCAAAAACTATTGATGCTGCGGGTGATGCCAAAGCTTTTGCAAAAGAATCCGCGATGAGTAAACTTTACTGTTCTGATGTTGCGATGAAAGTAACCGTAAATGCCGTGCAGATCCTCGGCGGTTATGGATATATGAAAGAATACCCTGTAGAAAAAATGATGCGCGATGCAAAAATAACACAGATTTACGAAGGTACCAATCAGATACAAAGAAACGAAATAGCGTTAGGGTTGATAAAAGAAATAGCGTCGAAGAAATGATGCGCGGATGCGCAGAGGTCGGAGGCTTAGCAAAAACCGAAAAAATGAGGTTTTAAGATAGATAAGGTAAATAATAACACAATTAAAAAAGACCTTACAAACTTTATCTCGCTCTGTCAAAGATATTTGACAGTTAAATTTAGGTTCATTACGAGAAAAGCTTTGCTTACAAACCTTATGAACCTTGCAAACTATTTTTAGGAGTCAACAATGAACATAGTCGTATGTATCAAACAGGTACCGGGAACTACTAAGGTCGCGATTAATCCGGCTACAAATACTCTTATAAGGGAAGGTGTAGAGGCCATCGTTAATCCTTTCGATGTTTATGCCGTGGAAGAGGGCATACGCTTAAAGGAAAAATTTGGCGGTAAAGTAACCGTTATTATTATGGGTCCTCCGCAAGCGGACCAGGCCATTAAAACCTGCATAGGTATGGGTGTGGATGAAGGCGTACTGCTCTCTGACCGTGCATTTGCGGGTTCAGATACACTTGCCACTTCCTACACACTGGCGCAGGGTATAAAGAAAATGGGCGGAGCCGATGTTATACTGACTGGAAAACAAGCAATGGACGGCGATACCGCGCAGGTGGGTCCCGGAATTGCCAACTGGATGGATATTCCTTTTGTAGCCTGGGT encodes:
- a CDS encoding acyl-CoA dehydrogenase, encoding MNYFFTEEQQMIIDTAKEFAAKHIKPVREKYDEEGHFPTEEVKKMGEAGLCGLYIPEEYGGMGKGIMGLCLAVEEMSKVCSAIALSMAATALGTFPILLFSSDAQKKKYLPDIASGKDLAAFGLTEANAGSDALGMQTTAVKDGDYYVLNGTKQWITNGGEARVYSVIAVTDRARGSRGLTAFIIEKDTKGFTFGKKENKMGIRASATRELVFQDCRIHKDQIIAKEGMGAIVAVNTLYNSRPGVAAQALGIAAGAFEEALAYSRQRKQFGQPISSFQAVQHMLADMATEIEAARALLYATAKTIDAAGDAKAFAKESAMSKLYCSDVAMKVTVNAVQILGGYGYMKEYPVEKMMRDAKITQIYEGTNQIQRNEIALGLIKEIASKK
- a CDS encoding electron transfer flavoprotein subunit beta; its protein translation is MNIVVCIKQVPGTTKVAINPATNTLIREGVEAIVNPFDVYAVEEGIRLKEKFGGKVTVIIMGPPQADQAIKTCIGMGVDEGVLLSDRAFAGSDTLATSYTLAQGIKKMGGADVILTGKQAMDGDTAQVGPGIANWMDIPFVAWVKKIENVDLSAKTIRVERMMDDGYEVLESSLPVLISVVKEINEPRIESMRGKMKAKNYKPAVWSAKDIECDPDFIGLRGSPTLVNRVFVPVRSGKKEIIEGATVEEKAEKITGKLRAAKLIN